From a region of the Aeoliella mucimassa genome:
- the treZ gene encoding malto-oligosyltrehalose trehalohydrolase, with the protein MTDITSRLLATDLDGTLIPLENETQNASDLRTLEQELQQHQAELLFVTGRHLASVLDAMDRYALPKPAAIICDVGTSIYTWSDTGSWTPVAAYQEHLGRIVAEMPVARLRERLSTITGLTPQEDEKQGSFKLSYYVDSNQLDQLVSQVTHAIETSGAPYSVIGSVDPFNNDGLIDLLPSRVSKAHALDWWTKQRGLAPEEIVFAGDSGNDLAALTAGYRAIVVSNASRSVANDVYESHRTSGWKNRLCLAQRPATSGVLEGCRWFGLASPTPPTGEWKGALPFTHNQTAFRVWAPSHSSVAVKIVDSDKSQSHPLAPEREQAGWFSGSVESAGPHTTYRYQLGDAGAYPDPVSRSQPQGVHGPSEVIHPQSYAWQDQAWQGMPTRDLVIYELHIGTFTEPGTFRAAIEQIPHIQELGATAVEIMPVAQTPGKWNWGYDGVNLFAPRNTYGSPNDMKAFVNECHQQGLAVLLDVVYNHLGPEGNYLPQFGPYSSAEHHTPWGDAFNFDGPDSEVVRQFVVDNALYWLDEFHLDGLRLDAAFFMIDDSTPHLLTSLRDATTNFAEQAKRVIHLIAETNAHDPSLVGEAVQGEPYDAIWCDCLMHSIYSVADIGVRLVARSYHGQSDMIQSLQHGFIYAGNKFERQPAPPESTNHARTYIESFVTALQTHDSVGNHPQGKRLHHLTSKSYHRAAITLTMLYPSIPLMFMGEEVAADSPFPFFVDFEDPKLRDIVDQGRQNEYPHHVWDDALPPSHPQVFHSALCHDSATHDGDMLKWYQQLIAFRKQGLQEQWLAAEQFTAGYSEELDAYWLKYPKSDGTTIAIYVRLASVSQTDESTRTLNHLEELLLSSKPASLDGSSLALGTNHGVVVLHH; encoded by the coding sequence ATGACTGATATTACCAGCCGACTATTGGCTACCGATCTGGATGGAACGCTGATCCCTCTCGAAAATGAAACGCAAAATGCGAGCGATCTGAGAACCCTGGAGCAAGAACTTCAACAGCACCAAGCCGAACTGCTGTTCGTCACCGGGCGACACTTGGCGTCGGTGTTGGATGCCATGGACCGGTACGCGTTGCCGAAACCCGCGGCAATCATCTGCGACGTCGGGACCTCGATCTACACGTGGTCGGATACCGGGTCGTGGACACCGGTGGCCGCCTACCAGGAGCACCTCGGTCGGATCGTCGCAGAGATGCCAGTCGCTCGGTTGCGAGAACGGCTATCTACCATCACCGGCCTGACTCCTCAGGAAGACGAGAAGCAAGGTTCGTTCAAACTCAGTTACTATGTTGATAGCAATCAGCTCGACCAACTCGTATCGCAGGTCACTCATGCCATTGAGACCAGCGGCGCTCCCTACTCGGTGATAGGCAGCGTCGATCCCTTCAACAACGATGGGTTGATCGACTTACTTCCGTCCAGAGTATCGAAAGCCCATGCGCTCGACTGGTGGACCAAGCAGCGCGGTCTCGCCCCGGAAGAAATCGTCTTCGCAGGGGATTCGGGCAACGACCTCGCTGCCCTGACTGCTGGCTATCGAGCCATCGTGGTTTCGAACGCAAGTCGCTCGGTGGCGAACGACGTTTACGAGTCGCATCGCACGTCGGGCTGGAAGAACCGCTTATGCCTGGCGCAACGGCCAGCCACTAGCGGGGTGCTGGAAGGATGTCGCTGGTTCGGGCTGGCAAGCCCTACCCCACCGACCGGCGAGTGGAAGGGTGCCCTCCCTTTCACTCATAACCAGACCGCGTTCCGAGTTTGGGCTCCAAGCCACTCGAGCGTCGCGGTCAAGATCGTCGACAGCGACAAGTCGCAATCGCATCCCCTTGCGCCCGAGCGTGAGCAGGCGGGATGGTTCAGCGGCTCGGTCGAATCGGCCGGCCCTCATACAACCTACCGCTACCAACTGGGCGACGCGGGGGCGTATCCCGATCCGGTATCGCGGAGCCAGCCGCAGGGAGTGCATGGCCCCTCCGAGGTGATTCATCCGCAAAGCTACGCCTGGCAAGATCAAGCCTGGCAAGGCATGCCAACCCGCGATCTGGTGATCTACGAATTGCATATCGGCACGTTCACCGAACCAGGCACGTTTCGCGCGGCGATCGAACAGATTCCTCACATCCAGGAGCTGGGAGCCACCGCAGTGGAAATCATGCCGGTCGCCCAGACGCCTGGCAAATGGAACTGGGGTTACGATGGCGTTAACCTGTTCGCTCCGCGCAATACCTATGGCTCGCCCAACGACATGAAGGCGTTCGTCAACGAGTGCCATCAACAAGGACTCGCGGTACTGCTGGATGTGGTCTACAACCACTTAGGTCCTGAGGGGAACTATCTTCCTCAGTTCGGCCCTTACAGCTCGGCCGAGCATCATACTCCGTGGGGAGATGCGTTTAATTTCGATGGCCCCGATTCGGAAGTGGTTCGCCAGTTCGTGGTCGACAACGCGTTGTACTGGCTCGACGAGTTCCATCTCGACGGGCTGCGGCTCGACGCAGCGTTCTTCATGATCGACGACAGCACGCCGCATCTCCTCACCAGCCTGCGGGACGCAACCACCAACTTTGCCGAGCAGGCGAAGCGAGTAATTCACCTGATCGCCGAGACGAATGCCCACGATCCCAGCCTGGTGGGAGAAGCAGTTCAGGGCGAGCCTTACGATGCGATCTGGTGCGACTGTTTGATGCACTCCATTTATTCGGTCGCCGACATAGGAGTGCGGCTGGTTGCCCGCAGCTACCATGGCCAGAGCGATATGATTCAGTCGCTGCAGCATGGATTCATTTACGCGGGCAACAAGTTCGAACGTCAGCCTGCCCCTCCCGAATCGACCAACCACGCCCGCACTTATATCGAGTCGTTTGTCACCGCATTGCAAACGCACGACTCGGTAGGCAACCACCCGCAAGGCAAGCGGCTCCATCACCTAACCTCCAAATCGTACCATCGCGCAGCGATTACGCTTACCATGCTCTATCCCAGCATCCCCTTGATGTTCATGGGCGAAGAGGTGGCGGCCGACTCTCCGTTCCCGTTCTTTGTGGATTTCGAAGACCCGAAGCTGCGCGACATCGTCGATCAGGGACGGCAAAACGAGTACCCCCACCACGTGTGGGACGATGCGCTGCCCCCCTCGCACCCGCAAGTGTTTCACTCCGCTCTGTGCCATGACTCGGCAACGCACGATGGCGACATGCTCAAGTGGTACCAGCAGTTGATTGCGTTTCGCAAACAAGGGCTGCAAGAGCAATGGCTCGCCGCCGAGCAGTTCACTGCAGGGTACAGTGAGGAGCTGGATGCCTACTGGTTGAAGTACCCAAAGTCCGACGGGACGACGATCGCCATCTACGTGCGACTCGCCTCGGTGTCGCAGACCGACGAGTCGACACGTACGCTAAACCATCTGGAGGAACTGCTACTCTCGTCGAAACCAGCTTCGCTCGACGGAAGTAGCTTGGCACTCGGCACCAACCATGGAGTGGTGGTGCTGCACCACTAA
- a CDS encoding efflux transporter outer membrane subunit encodes MAAKILRRGQGMLAVSLGCLLLAAVGCTGPRQWISNGFKVGPNYCPPSTPVAQGWIDADDERVIGDPVDAAAWWSNSFRDPVLNELVAEAYSQNLTLRQAGSRIMQARALRAIQIGELFPQQQTASADYSHNLTTGSGFDRHFSSWRGAFQLAWEIDFWGRYRRAVEAADADLDATMFDYGDVVVTLIADVASTYIEIRTLQKRLELVKLNVESQKQTYEITEIRFEGGESSDVDVQQAKSSYVQTAALVPQVEINLRQAQNRLCVLMGMPPENILDMLGEGDIPTVEPEIVLGIPAATLLQRPDVRRAERLVAAQSAFIGVAEADFYPRITLSGTVGRSANQFKDLFRSGSGFGSVGPSVDWNVLNYGRILNRVRFEDARFQELVYAYQQSVLNANLEAENAIVRFLKSQELLRLQLEAAEAADLTNKLITEKFVAGDQIDFNRVFGVQNTKTQQEVAAAAAKGEVAQGVVEIYRALGGGWPSPYLNTPPAVPAAPVDTPTDAEEIQVPAAELPPAAEPDLQNPLDQLEQ; translated from the coding sequence ATGGCGGCCAAAATTCTCCGCCGCGGCCAAGGGATGCTTGCTGTTTCGCTTGGCTGCTTGTTGCTAGCCGCAGTTGGATGCACCGGTCCCAGGCAATGGATTTCCAACGGATTCAAAGTCGGTCCCAATTATTGCCCACCAAGTACCCCGGTAGCACAAGGCTGGATTGATGCCGACGATGAACGGGTGATCGGCGATCCGGTCGATGCTGCCGCTTGGTGGTCGAACTCGTTTCGCGACCCTGTGCTGAACGAACTGGTCGCCGAGGCCTACTCGCAGAATCTCACGCTTCGGCAAGCCGGTAGTCGCATCATGCAAGCCCGCGCGTTGCGGGCGATTCAGATCGGCGAACTCTTCCCACAGCAGCAAACTGCGTCGGCCGATTACTCGCACAATCTCACAACCGGCTCGGGCTTCGACCGTCACTTCAGCTCCTGGCGAGGAGCGTTTCAGCTAGCTTGGGAAATCGACTTCTGGGGTCGCTATCGTCGAGCAGTCGAAGCCGCAGACGCCGACCTTGATGCAACGATGTTCGACTACGGCGACGTGGTCGTCACCCTGATCGCGGATGTTGCCTCTACCTACATCGAGATTCGTACTCTGCAGAAACGCCTGGAGTTAGTGAAGCTGAACGTCGAGAGCCAGAAGCAGACCTACGAGATTACAGAGATACGATTTGAAGGGGGCGAGTCGAGCGATGTCGACGTGCAACAGGCCAAGTCGAGCTATGTGCAAACGGCCGCGCTGGTTCCGCAGGTGGAGATCAATCTGCGACAGGCCCAGAATCGACTCTGCGTGCTGATGGGCATGCCGCCTGAGAATATCTTAGACATGCTAGGCGAGGGAGACATTCCGACCGTCGAACCGGAGATCGTGCTCGGCATTCCTGCAGCGACCTTGCTGCAACGCCCCGATGTACGTCGTGCCGAACGACTGGTCGCCGCACAGAGTGCTTTCATCGGAGTCGCGGAAGCGGACTTCTATCCTCGTATCACGCTGTCGGGCACTGTGGGGCGGAGTGCGAATCAGTTTAAGGATCTGTTCCGCAGCGGTTCGGGGTTCGGCTCGGTCGGACCGTCGGTCGACTGGAACGTGCTTAACTACGGGCGGATACTCAACAGAGTTCGCTTCGAAGACGCCCGCTTCCAGGAACTGGTGTATGCCTATCAGCAGTCGGTGTTGAATGCAAACCTGGAAGCCGAAAACGCGATCGTACGATTCTTGAAATCGCAAGAACTGCTTCGCCTGCAACTCGAAGCGGCCGAAGCCGCCGACCTGACCAACAAGCTGATTACCGAGAAGTTCGTCGCCGGCGACCAGATCGATTTCAACCGGGTGTTTGGAGTGCAGAACACCAAAACGCAGCAAGAGGTTGCCGCGGCTGCTGCCAAGGGCGAGGTCGCCCAGGGGGTGGTCGAGATCTACCGGGCGCTCGGGGGCGGCTGGCCATCGCCTTACCTGAACACCCCACCCGCGGTCCCCGCCGCACCAGTCGACACGCCGACAGATGCCGAAGAGATTCAGGTTCCCGCGGCAGAGCTGCCACCCGCAGCGGAGCCAGACCTGCAAAACCCGCTGGATCAGCTGGAGCAGTAG
- a CDS encoding efflux RND transporter periplasmic adaptor subunit: MSATSSTPIRLAGLLLRVAIPCVILAAGWFGFQILASHVEEEPAPEPKKLLLRSRVEEMEVVDFPVTIETNAVVQAHNQVTLNAQVSGVVTSVSANFEVGAYFNKGDLLVEIDQRDYHTALSIANSELEAAKSELKLAKVVEDRKLKLVGSNAVSQGEVDAATATREQAEANVALAETGVEQAELNLTRTRILAPFDGRVLSKLIGIGQLAGANTPLGEIFAIDYVEVRLPISGDQRPFLDLPEFPEDEPLPVTLRDGIQDTNTAVWRGNIVRTEGVLDENSRDLYAIARVEDPFGRTQSKPPLRIGQPVVASIQGTILHDVVALPRAAVRQLDSVVLVTREEHTLLPLKVKPIWSDTKHVIVAASTIPTNMLLATTPMPYSPKGSKIEIIPAADPTSTIADTSSPDSEQTTTN; this comes from the coding sequence ATGTCAGCGACTTCCTCCACCCCGATCCGCCTCGCAGGGCTGTTGCTCAGAGTGGCGATTCCCTGCGTGATCTTAGCAGCAGGGTGGTTTGGGTTTCAGATTCTCGCGTCGCACGTGGAAGAGGAACCTGCTCCCGAACCAAAGAAGCTGTTGCTGCGGTCGCGTGTGGAAGAGATGGAAGTGGTCGACTTCCCGGTGACCATCGAAACCAATGCAGTGGTGCAAGCTCACAATCAAGTGACCTTGAACGCTCAGGTCTCTGGAGTCGTGACTTCGGTTAGTGCGAACTTTGAGGTCGGTGCTTATTTCAACAAGGGAGACTTGCTGGTCGAAATCGATCAACGCGATTATCACACCGCCTTATCCATCGCCAACTCGGAACTTGAAGCGGCCAAGTCGGAATTGAAGCTCGCCAAAGTGGTGGAAGATCGCAAGCTCAAGCTCGTGGGATCGAATGCCGTGTCGCAAGGCGAAGTCGATGCAGCCACGGCGACGCGGGAACAAGCCGAAGCCAACGTCGCCCTCGCTGAAACTGGCGTGGAACAAGCGGAACTCAATCTTACTCGCACCCGCATCTTGGCCCCTTTCGACGGACGAGTCTTGTCGAAGCTCATCGGTATTGGACAGCTGGCCGGAGCCAATACCCCGCTGGGTGAGATTTTCGCGATCGACTACGTGGAAGTGCGACTCCCGATCTCCGGTGATCAACGCCCATTCCTGGATCTTCCGGAGTTCCCCGAAGACGAACCGTTGCCGGTAACGCTTCGCGATGGGATCCAAGACACCAACACCGCGGTTTGGCGTGGCAACATCGTACGCACCGAAGGGGTGCTCGACGAGAACTCACGCGATTTGTACGCGATTGCCAGAGTAGAGGATCCGTTCGGCCGCACCCAATCGAAACCTCCTCTGCGAATTGGGCAGCCAGTGGTCGCCTCGATTCAAGGTACTATCTTGCACGACGTGGTTGCCTTGCCACGCGCGGCGGTGCGACAGCTCGATAGCGTCGTGCTAGTCACCCGCGAAGAGCACACCCTGCTACCGCTGAAGGTGAAGCCGATCTGGTCGGATACCAAGCACGTCATCGTGGCCGCTTCGACGATCCCTACTAATATGCTGCTGGCAACGACTCCGATGCCGTACTCGCCGAAGGGCTCCAAGATCGAGATCATCCCGGCTGCTGATCCTACCTCGACGATTGCCGATACCTCGTCGCCCGATTCCGAACAGACCACCACCAACTAG
- a CDS encoding efflux RND transporter permease subunit → MIRWFATNGIAANFMMLAILVAGVYTALYNIPLEVSPERSFETVVVTMTYRGGTAKDVERAILIPMEEALEGVEGIRDIHANGWQGEGRLFIDAEPGTDLRVLLDDVTARIDTITTFPDETERPRISIPDSSNWWEVLSIAVTGHLSPHELREVARKVQEDVIALPGISRAQVQGDRDYEISVEVDTNKLLAYGLSLQDLTDAIQQFSIDLPAGSIDSASGTFIVRTRGQAYSEQEFANIPIHAAAGTDILLGEVATVTDGFVEGEKTVEFNGRPALFVEVLRTGKENAIDISDKVHEYVRTSRSKFPEGIELFIWDDESVEIRGRLTTLVESLAQGSLLVMLLLGLFLRPGLAFWIVAGIPVGFAGGVMLMPWFGVTANVMSLFGFIIVVGIVVDDAIVTGENVYLKMKEGLSPLEAAVQGTHEVATPVTFGALTTMVAFIPLLFFDGSWGDFASQVPPIVAPVLFFSLIESKLILPAHLKHLRPVPRDNFITRIQTSIASSLEYFIEHVYQPTLEVAVRHRISVMAIFAAGMLLMAGYCMSGRMEFIAYPAVEKQRISAELDMPDDTSLETTARYMQRIEDALLQVQKEFIDPGTGESLVLNISKLVGAARIHRDFDKSRGSISFEVLAPSLRSSTGPANSELAARWNELIGPIPEATEFRIRSDSSINRDRNVDNENLNIELRGPMSPEKAEVARKIKRILEEYPEFSSAWANINYGQDELELRLKPLAAELGLTQQRLAQQVRQSFFGEEAQRLQRGVDDIRVMVRLPREERETLHTLETMRIRTPRGADVPLSTVADIVFTKAPSSVDRKNGAEILRCGAQAVDETVDILGIAKEISPQIDALCQENNLSFQFVGYVAEAADAQRQTILGSCLLAFVLYGLLAIALKSLGQPFFVLLAIPFAIIGALLGHIALGITPSYLSVFGMLALAGVAVNDTLVMVDYVNQRMAAGATLREAALQAGARRFRPIMLTSVTTFVGLVPLLMDKSLQGQFLIPMAASLAFGVMFATLVTLFLIPCAQLAADDVGKLLSAAKNWYFRPFRASQANSQPATSSHSPSAE, encoded by the coding sequence ATGATCCGCTGGTTTGCCACAAACGGAATAGCTGCCAACTTCATGATGCTGGCGATTCTGGTCGCTGGTGTCTATACGGCGCTCTACAATATTCCGCTTGAGGTCTCGCCGGAACGCAGCTTTGAAACCGTGGTAGTCACGATGACCTATCGCGGCGGCACCGCGAAAGACGTCGAGCGTGCGATTCTCATCCCGATGGAGGAAGCTTTAGAGGGTGTCGAAGGCATTCGCGACATTCACGCGAATGGTTGGCAAGGCGAAGGTCGATTATTCATCGATGCAGAACCTGGCACCGATCTACGCGTGCTGCTGGACGATGTCACCGCACGCATCGACACAATTACCACCTTCCCCGACGAAACCGAGCGACCACGCATCTCGATTCCCGACTCTTCCAACTGGTGGGAAGTGCTTAGCATTGCGGTCACAGGGCACTTAAGTCCGCATGAACTGAGAGAGGTCGCTCGCAAGGTCCAGGAAGACGTTATCGCGCTGCCAGGCATTAGTCGCGCCCAGGTTCAGGGAGATCGCGACTACGAAATTAGTGTGGAAGTCGATACGAACAAGCTACTTGCTTACGGGCTGAGCTTGCAGGACCTGACCGACGCCATCCAACAGTTCTCGATCGATCTGCCGGCCGGTTCGATCGACAGTGCTAGCGGTACATTCATCGTCCGCACGCGTGGACAGGCTTACTCGGAACAAGAGTTTGCCAACATACCGATCCACGCGGCTGCTGGCACCGACATCCTGCTCGGGGAAGTCGCAACCGTGACCGATGGCTTTGTCGAAGGTGAAAAAACGGTTGAATTCAACGGCCGCCCAGCCCTGTTTGTCGAAGTACTGCGAACCGGCAAAGAAAATGCCATCGACATCTCCGACAAAGTGCATGAGTATGTCCGAACCTCTCGCAGCAAGTTCCCTGAAGGAATCGAGCTGTTCATCTGGGACGACGAATCGGTTGAGATTCGCGGGCGGTTAACCACGCTCGTCGAGTCGCTGGCGCAAGGCAGTCTGCTGGTAATGTTGCTGCTAGGACTCTTCTTGCGTCCAGGACTGGCGTTTTGGATTGTTGCGGGCATACCCGTTGGTTTTGCCGGCGGGGTGATGCTGATGCCTTGGTTTGGGGTCACTGCGAATGTGATGAGCCTCTTCGGTTTCATCATCGTTGTCGGCATCGTGGTGGACGACGCAATCGTGACCGGCGAGAACGTCTACCTGAAGATGAAAGAGGGGCTATCGCCGCTCGAAGCCGCCGTGCAAGGCACCCACGAGGTGGCCACGCCGGTGACCTTTGGTGCACTCACGACGATGGTCGCCTTTATTCCATTGCTATTCTTTGATGGCAGCTGGGGCGATTTCGCATCGCAGGTTCCCCCGATTGTCGCCCCCGTACTATTCTTCTCGCTGATTGAATCGAAACTGATTCTCCCAGCGCACCTTAAGCACCTGCGTCCGGTTCCACGGGACAATTTTATCACCCGTATTCAAACATCGATCGCAAGCAGCCTTGAATACTTCATCGAGCATGTGTACCAGCCCACGCTCGAAGTCGCCGTGCGTCATCGCATCTCGGTGATGGCGATCTTCGCCGCTGGCATGTTACTGATGGCTGGATACTGCATGAGCGGGCGCATGGAGTTCATTGCCTATCCTGCGGTCGAGAAACAGCGAATCTCAGCCGAGCTCGACATGCCCGATGATACTTCGCTCGAGACCACCGCTCGCTACATGCAACGCATTGAAGACGCGTTGCTGCAAGTTCAGAAAGAGTTCATCGACCCCGGCACCGGAGAGTCGCTTGTGCTTAACATTTCGAAGTTGGTAGGCGCGGCGCGCATTCATCGGGATTTCGACAAGTCGCGGGGATCCATTTCGTTTGAAGTATTGGCCCCTTCGCTCCGCAGTTCGACCGGTCCGGCGAACAGCGAGCTAGCCGCCCGCTGGAATGAATTGATCGGTCCTATCCCCGAAGCTACGGAATTTCGGATACGCTCCGACTCGAGCATCAACCGCGATCGCAACGTCGACAACGAGAATCTGAATATCGAACTGCGTGGGCCAATGTCGCCAGAGAAAGCGGAAGTCGCCCGCAAAATAAAACGCATCTTGGAAGAGTATCCCGAGTTCAGTTCCGCTTGGGCGAATATCAATTACGGTCAGGATGAACTGGAACTGCGACTGAAGCCGCTGGCTGCCGAACTCGGTCTCACCCAGCAACGCCTCGCCCAGCAGGTTCGCCAGTCTTTCTTTGGCGAAGAAGCGCAGCGACTCCAACGAGGTGTCGACGACATTCGTGTGATGGTGCGACTACCTCGCGAAGAGCGAGAGACCTTGCACACGCTCGAAACCATGCGCATTCGTACTCCACGTGGGGCCGATGTACCGCTATCGACGGTGGCCGATATAGTATTCACCAAGGCTCCTTCGTCGGTGGATCGGAAAAACGGTGCCGAAATCCTCAGGTGTGGGGCTCAGGCGGTAGACGAGACGGTCGATATTCTCGGGATCGCCAAAGAGATTTCGCCGCAGATCGACGCCCTTTGCCAGGAAAACAATCTTAGTTTTCAGTTTGTGGGATACGTAGCCGAAGCAGCCGACGCCCAGCGGCAAACGATCTTGGGCTCTTGCTTGCTGGCCTTTGTGCTCTACGGTCTGCTGGCAATCGCGCTGAAGTCGCTGGGGCAGCCCTTCTTTGTGTTGCTGGCGATTCCCTTTGCCATCATCGGTGCCTTGCTAGGACATATCGCACTTGGCATCACTCCGTCGTATCTTTCGGTATTCGGTATGCTTGCCCTGGCTGGTGTGGCCGTCAACGACACACTCGTGATGGTCGACTACGTGAACCAGCGAATGGCCGCTGGAGCCACGCTTCGCGAAGCCGCGCTGCAGGCAGGCGCGCGACGATTCCGACCGATCATGCTAACTTCCGTTACGACCTTCGTAGGACTAGTACCGCTGCTGATGGACAAGTCGCTGCAGGGCCAGTTCCTGATTCCAATGGCCGCCTCGCTGGCGTTTGGAGTGATGTTCGCCACGCTGGTAACGCTGTTCCTAATCCCCTGCGCCCAACTGGCTGCCGACGATGTTGGCAAGCTTCTATCCGCGGCCAAGAATTGGTATTTCCGCCCGTTCCGTGCGAGCCAAGCGAATTCACAACCTGCGACCAGTAGTCATTCCCCTTCGGCTGAATAG
- a CDS encoding XylR family transcriptional regulator: MVPKVAILVESTRGYGRNLLRGIAAYTRSHGAFSIYRQDCGLGDAIPAWLRDWKGDGIIARIETEELAEFLANHELPIVDLRYRFSLSGVPRIETNELSVAQQACDHLIHCGVRNFAFCGFNGADYSRVRQELAVEYLSQRGYKASVHNSEATSFTDTANIESSGFAHDPQLCKWLKELPKPVGLFACNDVRAAQVLNVCRELGIHIPREIAVLGVDDDRLICELTTPPLSSVALDTFRIGYLAAETLSRMMRGLAPHESRMLVSAKGISRRQSTDLLQVDDPDVAVALQFIREHACDGITVDDVAKACHQSRSTLVRRFSKHTRTTVKGEIKRVRVNRIKQLLADTDYSLTEIAGLVGFAHVEYMSTMFKKHSGETPAQYRKMYQTIRTVHD; the protein is encoded by the coding sequence ATGGTTCCAAAGGTTGCGATTCTCGTTGAGTCTACGCGAGGTTATGGAAGAAACCTGCTTCGCGGAATCGCTGCCTATACCAGATCGCACGGAGCGTTCTCCATCTATCGTCAAGACTGTGGTCTAGGCGATGCCATCCCGGCCTGGCTGCGCGACTGGAAGGGCGATGGCATTATTGCTCGTATCGAAACCGAAGAGCTTGCGGAGTTCTTAGCAAATCACGAATTGCCAATCGTTGACCTCCGCTATCGGTTCTCGCTGTCCGGTGTGCCGAGGATTGAAACCAATGAGTTGTCTGTCGCTCAGCAGGCGTGCGATCATCTGATTCATTGCGGTGTAAGGAACTTTGCTTTCTGCGGGTTTAATGGCGCGGACTATTCGCGGGTGCGACAAGAACTCGCGGTCGAGTATCTCTCGCAGCGGGGATACAAGGCGAGCGTTCACAACAGCGAAGCCACGAGTTTTACCGACACCGCGAACATCGAATCGTCGGGCTTTGCCCACGACCCACAATTGTGCAAATGGCTCAAAGAGCTACCGAAACCAGTGGGACTGTTCGCCTGCAACGATGTGCGGGCGGCCCAGGTGTTGAATGTGTGTCGGGAGCTAGGTATTCATATTCCTCGAGAGATCGCGGTGCTTGGTGTCGATGACGATCGTTTGATCTGTGAGCTTACTACTCCTCCATTGAGCAGTGTTGCGTTAGACACATTCCGCATTGGTTATCTGGCAGCCGAGACCTTGTCGCGGATGATGCGAGGACTCGCTCCGCACGAGTCGCGGATGCTGGTGAGTGCCAAAGGCATCAGTCGGCGGCAATCTACCGATTTGCTGCAAGTAGACGATCCTGATGTAGCGGTGGCGCTACAGTTCATCCGCGAGCACGCCTGCGATGGCATCACTGTTGACGACGTCGCCAAAGCGTGCCATCAGTCTCGCAGCACGTTGGTGCGGCGGTTCTCAAAACACACCCGCACCACGGTGAAAGGGGAGATCAAGCGAGTGCGTGTGAATCGTATCAAGCAGTTGCTGGCCGACACCGACTATTCTCTCACCGAGATCGCTGGACTCGTTGGATTCGCTCACGTGGAGTACATGTCGACCATGTTCAAGAAGCACTCTGGCGAAACCCCCGCCCAGTATCGCAAGATGTATCAAACCATTCGCACCGTTCACGACTAG
- a CDS encoding helix-turn-helix domain-containing protein: MKKHIVCLDHQARGGLEQLARSGARAAQVVRRCQILLKSDSGCTDEEIAEHVGCTTRNVRAVRKRFCEEGVQRAVYDAPRSGRPPEFTKRQQQQVIALACSEPPEGRARWTLELLCEHAVKEGFVDSLSVTEVSLWLKEHDLKPWRKKLGACPS, translated from the coding sequence ATGAAAAAGCACATTGTTTGCCTGGACCACCAGGCCCGTGGAGGTTTGGAGCAGCTAGCACGCTCAGGCGCCCGCGCGGCGCAAGTGGTGCGTCGCTGCCAGATATTATTGAAATCGGACTCGGGATGCACCGACGAAGAGATCGCCGAGCATGTGGGCTGCACGACGCGCAACGTCCGAGCCGTCCGAAAGCGGTTCTGCGAAGAGGGCGTCCAGCGGGCGGTGTACGATGCGCCTCGCTCGGGCCGCCCCCCAGAGTTCACCAAGCGGCAGCAGCAACAGGTAATCGCCCTGGCGTGCAGCGAGCCGCCCGAGGGACGGGCTCGCTGGACGCTGGAATTGTTGTGCGAGCACGCGGTGAAGGAAGGCTTCGTCGATTCGCTCAGCGTGACGGAGGTCTCGCTGTGGCTCAAGGAACACGACCTGAAGCCGTGGCGAAAAAAACTTGGTGCGTGCCCAAGCTGA
- a CDS encoding IS630 family transposase, translating into MPKLNDEFCERMEDVLEQYEKPLDPNEPVVCLDEQPYQRVDDARPPEPAAPGKIAKQDYEYRRCGTCSVFVAVEPKAGKRFVQAKRHRKRADFARFVRDLLKRYPDAERVHLVMDNLNTHNEKSLIETFGEEAARPMLERIVWHFTPKHASWLNMAEIEISAIQRQCLGRRLASLDKVQSELSHCSRDRNRKKIKINWTFHRKDAKRVFPELYRK; encoded by the coding sequence GTGCCCAAGCTGAACGACGAGTTCTGTGAGCGGATGGAGGACGTCCTCGAGCAGTACGAGAAGCCGCTCGACCCGAACGAGCCGGTCGTCTGCCTCGACGAGCAGCCCTATCAGAGGGTCGACGACGCGCGGCCGCCCGAGCCCGCGGCACCCGGCAAGATCGCGAAGCAGGACTACGAGTACCGCCGCTGCGGAACCTGCAGCGTGTTCGTGGCGGTCGAGCCGAAGGCGGGCAAGCGATTCGTTCAGGCCAAGCGTCACCGCAAGCGAGCCGACTTCGCCCGGTTCGTCCGCGACCTCTTGAAGCGCTATCCCGACGCAGAGCGGGTTCATCTGGTGATGGACAACCTCAACACGCACAACGAGAAGTCGTTGATCGAAACCTTTGGCGAGGAGGCGGCTCGGCCAATGCTGGAGCGGATTGTGTGGCATTTTACCCCCAAGCATGCCAGTTGGCTCAACATGGCCGAGATCGAAATCTCGGCCATACAGCGACAATGCCTGGGACGTCGGTTGGCTTCGCTCGACAAGGTTCAAAGCGAACTCTCCCACTGTTCACGCGACCGCAATCGGAAGAAAATCAAAATCAATTGGACCTTCCATCGAAAAGACGCCAAACGCGTCTTCCCTGAACTCTATAGGAAATGA